A genomic segment from Glycine soja cultivar W05 chromosome 18, ASM419377v2, whole genome shotgun sequence encodes:
- the LOC114395967 gene encoding lectin-domain containing receptor kinase VI.3-like translates to MPIPLMASPTLLVFLLFLSLLHQVASKAVIFEGFDENSELNLQGSSIIKTSRLLKLTNRSTNIVGHAFYATPFQMLNKNNTNPPLQPYAYSFSTNFVFSIVSPISGSGGFGLAFTIAPSTQFPGAEAGHYLGLVNSANDGNDSNHIFAVEFDTVNGYKDDSDTEGNHVGVNINGMDSIITEPAAYIEEGTDNVKEDFRMAKVDAVQVWIEYDGEKKTLNVTIAPLPLPRPSKPIIMNHNIDLYNVMEESMYVGFSASTGQETSSHYLLGWSFVVNGVAPLLNISNLPKPPPKEKEPTSFPWVNVAIGILSGLTFCLLCILFCLTCYRRYMDFEVLEDWEMDCPHRFRYKDLHIATKGFIESQLIGVGGFGAVYKGVLPSTGAEVAVKRIVRSPFHGMREFAAEIESLGKLRHKNLVNLQGWCKKKNDLLLVYDFIPNGSLDYVLYKPNNNNNFVLNWGQRFNILKDISAGLLYLHEEWEQVVIHRDVKTSNILIDAHLNARLGDFGLARLYNHGQVSHTTSVVGTIGYIAPELTRTGKACANTDVYSFGVVLLEVATGKRPLDSDQFFLVEWVIENYHLGQILEVVDPKLDSLYDEEEVELVLKLGLLCTQHRADYRPSMKQVTRYLNFDDPLPDIADWGHDVSGSSRLSEGFLEVTSSMGTVETLGYLSSISMSTKSIDAGR, encoded by the coding sequence ATGCCTATACCTCTTATGGCTTCTCCAACTCTTCTTGTCTTCCTCCTATTCCTCTCTCTCTTACACCAAGTTGCCTCCAAGGCTGTGATCTTTGAAGGATTCGATGAAAACAGTGAACTCAATCTTCAAGGATCTTCCATCATCAAAACCAGCCGTTTGCTTAAACTCACCAACAGATCAACCAATATTGTAGGCCATGCATTCTATGCCACACCCTTCCAAATGCTTAACAAAAACAACACAAACCCTCCACTCCAACCCTATGCTTATTCCTTCAGCaccaattttgttttttcaattgtgTCCCCAATTTCTGGCTCTGGTGGCTTTGGCCTTGCCTTCACCATAGCACCCTCAACACAGTTTCCTGGGGCTGAGGCTGGCCATTATCTTGGTCTTGTCAACTCCGCCAATGATGGGAATGACTCAAACCACATTTTTGCAGTTGAATTTGACACAGTAAATGGTTACAAAGATGACTCAGACACTGAAGGAAACCATGTTGGGGTCAACATCAATGGCATGGACTCAATCATTACTGAACCAGCTGCATACATTGAAGAGGGCACTGATAATGTAAAGGAAGATTTCAGAATGGCTAAGGTTGATGCTGTCCAAGTTTGGATAGAATATGATGGTGAAAAGAAAACTCTGAATGTAACAATAGCTCCTTTGCCATTACCAAGGCCAAGCAAACCAATTATAATGAATCATAACATTGATCTCTACAATGTTATGGAAGAAAGCATGTATGTTGGTTTCTCAGCATCAACAGGCCAAGAAACAAGCTCTCACTATCTTCTAGGATGGAGTTTTGTAGTGAATGGTGTTGCCCCTCTACTGAACATTTCCAACCTTCCAAAGCCACCACCAAAGGAGAAAGAACCAACCTCATTTCCTTGGGTCAATGTTGCAATTGGCATCTTGTCTGGTTTGACTTTTTGCCTTTTGTGTATTCTGTTTTGCCTAACATGTTATAGGAGATACATGGATTTTGAGGTTCTTGAGGACTGGGAGATGGATTGTCCTCACAGGTTTAGGTACAAAGATCTTCACATAGCCACAAAGGGGTTCATAGAGAGCCAGCTCATTGGAGTTGGAGGCTTTGGTGCTGTGTACAAAGGTGTGTTGCCTTCCACAGGAGCTGAGGTTGCTGTCAAGAGGATTGTGAGAAGCCCTTTTCATGGAATGAGGGAATTTGCAGCTGAGATTGAAAGCTTGGGAAAGTTAAGGCACAAGAATTTGGTGAACCTTCAAGGTTGGTGCAAGAAAAAGAATGATCTACTCTTAGTCTATGATTTCATTCCAAACGGAAGTCTTGATTATGTCCTATATAaacccaacaacaacaataactttgtTTTGAATTGGGGGCAAAGATTCAACATTCTCAAAGACATCAGTGCTGGACTATTGTACCTGCATGAAGAGTGGGAGCAAGTGGTGATCCATAGAGATGTGAAAACTAGCAACATTTTGATTGATGCACACTTGAATGCACGTTTAGGTGACTTTGGACTTGCAAGGCTCTATAACCATGGTCAAGTGTCACACACAACAAGTGTGGTTGGGACTATTGGTTACATTGCACCAGAGTTAACTCGCACAGGAAAGGCTTGTGCAAACACAGATGTGTATTCATTTGGGGTTGTGCTCCTTGAAGTGGCCACAGGTAAGAGGCCTCTTGATTCGGATCAGTTTTTCTTGGTGGAGTGGGTTATTGAGAATTACCATTTGGGTCAAATTCTTGAGGTGGTTGATCCTAAGCTTGATTCACTTTATGATGAGGAAGAAGTTGAGTTGGTTCTGAAATTGGGTCTACTTTGCACTCAACATAGAGCAGATTATAGACCTTCCATGAAACAAGTCACAAGGTACTTGAACTTTGATGACCCTCTTCCTGATATTGCTGATTGGGGACATGATGTTTCTGGCAGCAGTAGATTGAGTGAAGGTTTCTTAGAAGTCACGTCTTCTATGGGAACTGTTGAAACATTAGGGTATTTGTCTTCCATTAGCATGAGTACTAAGTCCATAGATGCTGGTAGATAG